In Nitrospirota bacterium, one genomic interval encodes:
- the rseP gene encoding RIP metalloprotease RseP: MAFTWSPDTLWLLLQKAWWFLVVLGVLVAFHELGHFLAARWVGVKVLKFSLGFGPKIFGRQMGETEYLLSAIPLGGYVKLFGEDETEATTPEDRTRSFAHQGLWGKVLIVAAGPGFNFILAYFIFAGWLATGAPLFVPTFQDLNPDVEAMVPGSPADTAGIQIGDHISRVNGQEISTRTELFDAVAKSKGQALTLEIKRDGQVKTLSVTPTTAPGPQASTQEPAYYLGVEETPPLVTSVMQGSPAAKAGLQAGDHVANIEGHTIHTWSQMTGIVKENPSHPLKIEVLREGQRIPLTVTPSAEKTMVNGQSVEVGKIGISGPGRSIMRSSTPLLSLYDGLGATWGWTELTAIGLYKMIVGDISSKNIGGPLTIANISGEAAAQGASSVVFLIAILSINLGVLNLLPIPILDGGHLLFFLIEAILRKPLGERQREVAQQAGLVLLVGVMIFAFWNDLERIFLR, translated from the coding sequence ATGGCATTCACCTGGTCCCCCGATACCCTCTGGTTGCTTTTGCAGAAGGCCTGGTGGTTCCTGGTCGTCCTCGGCGTGCTCGTCGCGTTCCATGAACTCGGGCATTTCCTGGCCGCTCGCTGGGTCGGCGTCAAGGTCCTCAAATTCTCTCTGGGATTCGGACCGAAGATTTTCGGCCGCCAAATGGGCGAAACCGAATATCTTCTCTCAGCCATCCCACTGGGTGGCTACGTCAAGCTGTTCGGCGAAGATGAAACCGAGGCCACCACGCCAGAGGATCGGACCAGGTCCTTTGCGCACCAAGGCCTCTGGGGGAAAGTCCTGATCGTCGCCGCAGGGCCTGGATTTAACTTTATTCTGGCCTATTTTATTTTTGCGGGATGGCTCGCCACCGGGGCGCCACTATTCGTTCCCACGTTCCAAGACTTGAATCCCGATGTCGAAGCGATGGTCCCCGGCTCTCCAGCCGACACGGCCGGCATCCAGATCGGCGACCATATCAGCCGAGTCAACGGACAGGAGATCTCGACCAGGACGGAACTATTCGACGCTGTGGCGAAAAGTAAGGGCCAGGCGCTGACGCTTGAGATTAAACGAGACGGCCAGGTCAAAACACTGTCGGTGACGCCCACCACTGCCCCTGGACCACAGGCCTCGACACAAGAGCCCGCCTATTACTTAGGCGTCGAAGAAACACCTCCCCTTGTGACTTCCGTCATGCAAGGCTCTCCAGCAGCCAAAGCCGGGCTACAGGCAGGTGACCATGTCGCCAACATCGAGGGCCACACGATCCATACCTGGTCACAGATGACCGGTATAGTGAAAGAAAACCCCAGCCACCCACTCAAGATCGAGGTTCTGCGGGAAGGACAGCGGATTCCACTGACCGTGACGCCCTCTGCCGAGAAGACCATGGTCAATGGCCAATCGGTCGAGGTTGGCAAGATCGGCATTTCAGGACCCGGCCGTTCGATCATGCGCTCCAGCACCCCGCTGTTGTCACTCTATGACGGCTTGGGAGCCACGTGGGGCTGGACCGAGCTGACGGCCATCGGTCTCTACAAGATGATCGTGGGGGACATCTCCAGTAAAAATATCGGAGGACCGCTGACGATCGCGAATATTTCCGGAGAAGCCGCTGCGCAAGGGGCCTCGAGTGTGGTCTTTCTCATCGCCATTCTCAGCATCAATCTGGGCGTCCTTAACTTGCTCCCTATTCCCATTCTCGACGGCGGCCATCTGTTATTTTTCCTGATTGAGGCCATCCTCAGGAAGCCCCTCGGTGAACGCCAAAGAGAAGTAGCACAACAGGCAGGCCTCGTGTTATTAGTGGGCGTCATGATTTTTGCGTTCTGGAATGACCTTGAGCGAATCTTTTTACGGTAA
- a CDS encoding 1-deoxy-D-xylulose-5-phosphate reductoisomerase codes for MKTIVILGSTGSIGTSTLDIVDRFPEEFRVAGLTAGSNDEKLEEQIRRYKPRVVALSNAAAAARLRQRCAGLPVEILDGQEGLIQVASAPEAELVISAIVGGAGLVPTLAAIRSGKQIALANKEPMVMAGKLMQDEARRHGVRIFPVDSEHSAIFQSLEGHRKEDVRRLILTASGGALWTLTKDELRDVTPERALQHPNWKMGAKITIDSATLMNKGLEVVEARWLFDIPESQIEVMIHRESIIHSLVEYEDRSMIAQLGLPDMRTPISYAMRYPGRLPLDLPSLDLTEIGKLTFCKPDHDRFPCLDLGFESLRIGGTMPATMNAANEVAVEAFLNGGVRFTDIVDIIRSTMSAHSPKEVDTLEEALEADRWAREKAESLVVALAR; via the coding sequence ATGAAAACAATCGTCATTCTCGGATCGACTGGGTCGATCGGCACCAGCACCTTAGATATCGTGGACCGGTTCCCGGAAGAGTTCCGTGTGGCAGGACTGACTGCGGGAAGCAATGATGAAAAACTCGAAGAGCAGATCCGCCGTTACAAGCCCCGCGTCGTGGCCCTCTCGAATGCCGCCGCAGCCGCCAGGCTCCGGCAGCGCTGCGCAGGATTGCCCGTTGAAATCCTTGACGGTCAAGAAGGTTTGATTCAGGTCGCCTCTGCGCCAGAAGCTGAGCTCGTCATCTCAGCCATCGTCGGTGGCGCCGGTCTTGTCCCCACCCTGGCCGCGATCCGGAGCGGAAAACAAATTGCCTTGGCCAATAAAGAGCCGATGGTCATGGCGGGAAAACTGATGCAGGACGAGGCGCGGCGGCACGGTGTCCGCATTTTCCCGGTCGACAGCGAGCATAGCGCCATCTTTCAGTCGTTAGAAGGCCATCGCAAAGAAGATGTCCGCCGCCTCATCTTAACGGCGTCCGGAGGGGCCCTCTGGACTCTGACGAAGGACGAGCTGCGCGATGTGACCCCCGAACGGGCGCTCCAGCATCCCAATTGGAAAATGGGCGCCAAAATCACCATCGATTCTGCCACCCTCATGAATAAGGGACTTGAAGTCGTGGAAGCCCGCTGGCTCTTCGACATCCCGGAGTCGCAAATCGAAGTGATGATCCATCGGGAAAGCATCATCCATTCTCTGGTAGAGTATGAAGATCGTTCGATGATTGCGCAGTTGGGATTACCGGATATGCGAACGCCTATATCCTATGCGATGCGATACCCAGGGCGCCTGCCGCTGGACCTCCCGTCACTGGATCTGACGGAGATCGGAAAGTTGACGTTCTGCAAACCGGATCACGACCGGTTTCCCTGTTTAGACCTTGGATTTGAATCGCTGCGGATCGGCGGAACGATGCCGGCCACGATGAATGCCGCCAACGAAGTGGCGGTTGAGGCGTTCCTGAATGGGGGCGTTCGGTTTACCGATATTGTAGACATTATTCGCAGCACGATGAGCGCCCATAGCCCCAAAGAAGTGGATACGCTGGAAGAGGCCCTAGAGGCAGATCGCTGGGCCCGAGAGAAGGCAGAGTCATTGGTCGTCGCATTGGCACGCTAG
- a CDS encoding phosphatidate cytidylyltransferase codes for MADVNVHMQQANTAGQQPASPTPSAAPRFDPRRIYTVLVLAPLLYAVIRYLPPLAFSGVVVLAGALALFEFYRLCFSDHSHSWLIGIGLTGFAAVILGAHQPGIIVPSLLATLIGIISVPLFSRAPLEQSLKNGAMTLFGVLYLGLTLGPLSMTRLLPLGEWLIFFLLLVTWASDTGAYYVGTLYGQHRLAPTISPKKTYEGLVGGLIGAILAAYAVRWWFLPELSGLDCLVLATLLTITGLWGDLTESAMKRSVGIKDSGGILPGHGGMLDRLDSLLFTAPAFYYYITMVSRLRVIE; via the coding sequence GTGGCCGATGTAAACGTCCACATGCAGCAAGCCAACACCGCCGGCCAACAGCCGGCAAGCCCAACACCCTCTGCAGCGCCTCGGTTTGACCCCCGCCGGATCTATACCGTCCTGGTCCTCGCGCCACTTTTGTATGCCGTCATTCGGTACCTCCCACCCCTCGCATTTTCAGGCGTCGTGGTACTGGCCGGTGCGCTCGCGCTCTTCGAATTCTATCGATTATGTTTCAGCGACCACAGTCACTCCTGGCTGATAGGAATCGGCCTGACAGGATTCGCCGCGGTGATTCTCGGCGCACACCAGCCAGGCATCATCGTACCGAGCCTTCTCGCGACATTGATCGGCATTATTTCCGTTCCGCTATTCAGTCGCGCGCCCCTCGAACAGAGCCTGAAGAACGGCGCCATGACCTTGTTCGGCGTACTCTACCTGGGCCTCACGCTTGGCCCGCTCTCGATGACGAGACTGCTGCCTCTCGGCGAATGGCTCATCTTTTTTCTTCTCTTGGTTACCTGGGCGTCCGACACCGGAGCCTACTATGTCGGCACCCTCTACGGACAACATCGCTTGGCGCCCACAATCAGTCCAAAAAAAACCTACGAAGGCTTGGTCGGCGGGTTGATTGGTGCGATACTCGCCGCGTATGCGGTTCGTTGGTGGTTTCTCCCTGAGTTGTCTGGCCTCGACTGTCTCGTCTTGGCCACCCTGCTGACCATCACAGGTCTGTGGGGTGACCTGACCGAATCGGCCATGAAACGAAGCGTCGGCATCAAAGACTCCGGAGGAATTCTGCCAGGACATGGCGGCATGCTCGACCGGCTGGATAGTCTCTTGTTCACCGCCCCTGCCTTCTACTACTATATAACGATGGTAAGCCGCCTACGAGTCATCGAGTGA
- a CDS encoding isoprenyl transferase codes for MSTNESSAMDQLSNEELATKLESDLLPKHVAIIMDGNGRWAELRTLPRIAGHREGIQSVREMITVCLELGIHALTIYAFSQENWNRPAQEISSLMGLLEYYLSTERTKLIEQGVRFRTIGRLDALPASALQWVRAAEQETAHLDKLHLTVALSYGGRTEIVDAVRELLREAQDGKLQPNEVDESRIQQHLYTHDLPDPDLLIRTSGETRISNFLLWQLAYTELYFTPTLWPDFRRRELLLALLEYQRRERRFGRVLSTISS; via the coding sequence ATGAGCACGAACGAATCATCGGCTATGGACCAGTTATCCAACGAAGAGCTGGCCACAAAACTCGAGTCAGACCTCTTACCCAAACACGTGGCCATTATCATGGATGGCAACGGCCGCTGGGCAGAACTCCGCACCCTTCCTCGCATCGCCGGTCATCGGGAAGGGATTCAGTCCGTTCGGGAAATGATCACCGTCTGCCTGGAGCTTGGCATCCACGCCCTGACCATCTACGCGTTTTCACAGGAAAACTGGAATCGTCCTGCGCAGGAAATCTCCTCGCTCATGGGCTTGCTCGAATACTACTTGTCGACGGAGCGAACGAAGCTCATTGAACAGGGTGTCCGGTTCCGGACCATCGGCCGACTCGACGCCCTCCCGGCCTCCGCCCTCCAATGGGTCCGGGCCGCCGAACAAGAAACTGCCCATCTCGACAAACTGCATCTGACCGTCGCCCTCAGTTATGGTGGCCGGACCGAGATTGTCGATGCGGTGCGGGAGCTTCTGCGTGAGGCACAAGACGGGAAACTGCAACCGAACGAGGTCGATGAGTCACGAATCCAACAACACCTCTACACCCACGACCTGCCCGATCCTGACCTGTTAATTCGCACGAGCGGCGAAACGCGAATCAGCAATTTCCTCCTCTGGCAGCTGGCCTACACCGAGCTCTACTTCACGCCAACTCTCTGGCCCGACTTCCGTCGCCGCGAACTCTTGCTGGCCTTGCTGGAATACCAGCGCCGCGAGCGGCGATTCGGTCGCGTGCTCAGCACCATTTCTTCATAG
- the tldD gene encoding metalloprotease TldD has product MGELVQLASFGLTESEVFSALGRVKVRDVDYADLYFESCVSESVSMEESLVKRATKNVSQGVGVRATAGEKTGFAYSDELTKKDLELAADTARYIANSPSGAQAVSVPVRQRPTRDLYPVERAQAEVATADRVSLLNAIDAEARRYDPRIKNVMASFNTEYKVVVVATSDGTLIGDVQPLSRLQVTCIAEENGQRQAGSFGGGGRVGFEFYHEGDRHLRFAREAAREAILNLSAVEAPAGVMPVVLGGGWPGILLHEAIGHGLEADFNRKKTSAFSNLLGKRVASDICTIVDDGTLPGRRGSLNMDDEGTPTGRTVLIENGILRGYITDKLNARLMGIPLTGNGRRESYQSVVLPRMTNTFMLAGTSDPEDIIRSVDRGLYAVSFGGGQVDITNGKFVFSASEAYLIEGGKITRPVKGATLIGSGPEILTKVSMVGHDLKLDEGIGTCGKEGQSVPVGVGLPTIRIDEITVGGTQR; this is encoded by the coding sequence ATGGGTGAACTTGTTCAGTTAGCCTCCTTTGGTCTGACCGAAAGTGAAGTGTTCTCGGCGCTCGGACGGGTCAAAGTCCGTGATGTCGACTATGCCGATCTGTATTTTGAGTCTTGTGTCTCCGAGTCCGTCTCGATGGAAGAGTCCCTCGTCAAACGTGCCACGAAGAATGTGTCGCAGGGTGTGGGGGTGCGTGCCACGGCGGGCGAAAAAACCGGCTTTGCCTATTCCGATGAACTGACGAAAAAGGATCTCGAGCTGGCGGCCGATACGGCGCGCTACATTGCCAATTCGCCAAGCGGGGCCCAGGCAGTTTCAGTACCTGTCCGCCAACGTCCAACACGAGACCTTTACCCGGTTGAACGGGCACAGGCCGAAGTGGCGACAGCCGATCGCGTGTCTCTCTTGAATGCCATCGATGCCGAGGCGCGCCGCTATGACCCGCGCATCAAGAATGTGATGGCCTCGTTTAACACGGAGTATAAGGTGGTCGTAGTCGCGACCTCCGATGGCACGTTGATCGGAGATGTGCAGCCGCTTTCACGGTTGCAAGTCACCTGTATCGCCGAAGAGAACGGGCAACGCCAAGCCGGCTCGTTCGGCGGGGGGGGGCGTGTCGGATTTGAGTTCTACCACGAGGGCGATCGGCATCTGCGGTTTGCTCGTGAAGCGGCTCGTGAAGCCATTCTCAATCTTTCTGCTGTCGAGGCGCCAGCCGGTGTCATGCCGGTCGTGCTGGGGGGAGGTTGGCCGGGGATTCTGTTGCACGAAGCCATCGGCCATGGTCTGGAAGCGGACTTCAATCGTAAGAAAACCTCAGCCTTTTCGAACCTCCTCGGTAAACGAGTGGCCTCCGATATCTGCACGATTGTCGATGATGGAACCTTGCCGGGCCGTCGGGGCTCGCTCAATATGGATGATGAGGGGACCCCGACCGGTCGCACGGTACTCATTGAGAACGGGATCTTGCGCGGCTATATCACCGACAAACTTAATGCGCGGCTGATGGGCATTCCTCTGACCGGCAACGGACGGCGCGAGAGTTATCAAAGTGTGGTCTTGCCGCGAATGACCAATACGTTCATGTTAGCCGGAACGTCGGATCCTGAGGACATCATTCGCTCGGTCGATCGCGGCCTCTATGCCGTGTCGTTCGGTGGCGGGCAGGTGGATATCACCAACGGAAAGTTCGTATTTTCAGCCAGCGAAGCCTACTTGATTGAAGGTGGGAAGATTACGAGACCGGTCAAGGGCGCCACATTGATCGGCAGCGGACCGGAGATTCTCACCAAGGTTTCGATGGTCGGGCACGATCTCAAGCTCGACGAGGGCATCGGCACATGCGGCAAGGAAGGGCAGTCCGTTCCAGTGGGTGTCGGTCTGCCGACCATTCGAATCGATGAGATCACCGTGGGCGGGACGCAGCGATGA
- a CDS encoding metallopeptidase TldD-related protein produces the protein MNQPIQQRDGYSQLAMDLLAKAKASGATEADIIIADGETFSVQVRLGAVDRLTKAREKHLGLRVFVGKRSASTSTSDFSADSLNQLVAETCILAKAVVEDPVSGLPAADRMAGERPDLDLYDPTRLNTEQQIDLAKRVEAAAMSSDERVTNSEGGDFDSSSGRVVLGNSHGFLGEYQSSSFSMAASPVATDPETGAMQRDSWYAVQRKFAKLDSPEAVGLEAARRTVRKLGARKVATQRAPVIFDAEMAGSLMGNLCSAVSGYSLYKGASFLAGQLDKPLAPEYVTVYDDGRVVGGLGSRPFDGEGLPTRKTTVVERGVLKSYLLDTYSGRKLGMASTGNASRSVGENPSVGPTNFYLAPGTKTAQEIIKTVKQGLYVTDLIGFGINMVTGDYSRGAAGFWIEGGELAYPVEEITIAGNLQEMFAGIEMIGNDLVFRGRIASPTIKIGEMTIAGS, from the coding sequence ATGAACCAGCCGATACAACAGCGGGATGGGTATAGTCAGCTCGCCATGGATCTTTTGGCGAAGGCAAAGGCTAGTGGCGCGACGGAAGCGGACATCATTATTGCCGACGGTGAAACGTTTTCAGTTCAGGTCCGGCTGGGTGCCGTCGATCGTCTCACGAAAGCGCGGGAGAAGCATCTCGGGCTACGTGTCTTTGTCGGGAAACGCTCTGCCAGTACCTCAACGTCAGATTTTTCAGCAGATTCCTTGAATCAACTCGTGGCCGAAACCTGTATTTTGGCGAAGGCCGTCGTGGAAGATCCGGTATCCGGGTTGCCGGCTGCGGATCGTATGGCAGGCGAGCGGCCGGATTTAGATCTCTACGATCCAACCAGGCTCAATACGGAGCAGCAGATCGATTTAGCGAAGAGGGTGGAGGCTGCCGCCATGTCTTCGGACGAGCGGGTGACAAACTCTGAAGGGGGCGACTTCGATTCCTCCTCTGGGCGCGTGGTCTTGGGCAATAGTCATGGCTTCCTGGGCGAGTATCAAAGTTCCAGCTTTTCAATGGCGGCATCGCCTGTTGCGACCGATCCGGAGACCGGGGCCATGCAGCGGGATTCCTGGTATGCCGTGCAGCGGAAGTTTGCCAAATTGGATTCCCCTGAAGCGGTGGGACTGGAAGCGGCGCGGCGGACGGTCAGAAAACTCGGGGCGAGGAAGGTGGCGACTCAACGGGCTCCTGTCATTTTCGATGCTGAGATGGCCGGAAGCCTCATGGGGAATCTCTGCAGCGCGGTGTCCGGCTACTCGCTCTATAAAGGGGCTTCGTTTCTGGCAGGGCAATTGGACAAGCCTCTGGCTCCTGAGTATGTGACGGTTTATGACGACGGGCGAGTGGTCGGAGGACTGGGCTCTCGGCCGTTCGACGGCGAAGGCCTCCCGACCAGAAAAACGACCGTGGTGGAGCGAGGGGTCTTGAAAAGCTACTTGCTCGATACCTATTCCGGACGGAAGCTTGGTATGGCCTCGACCGGCAACGCCTCCCGCAGCGTCGGTGAAAATCCGTCGGTCGGTCCGACGAATTTTTATCTCGCGCCCGGGACGAAGACGGCACAAGAGATAATCAAGACGGTGAAGCAGGGGCTCTATGTCACGGACCTCATTGGTTTTGGCATCAATATGGTGACCGGCGATTACTCACGGGGCGCTGCCGGGTTCTGGATCGAGGGGGGCGAGTTGGCGTACCCTGTCGAAGAGATTACGATTGCAGGTAACTTACAAGAGATGTTCGCCGGAATCGAGATGATCGGTAACGATCTCGTGTTCCGTGGGCGCATTGCCAGTCCGACGATCAAGATCGGTGAAATGACGATCGCCGGGAGTTGA
- a CDS encoding YbhB/YbcL family Raf kinase inhibitor-like protein has translation MRQVWALMVLVLLPAPGFAADFRVTSPTIKEQGSIGNEHVFNGFGCTGSNVSPELKWEQAPKDAKSFAVTVYDPDAPTGSGWWHWVIFNIPPSITSLPAGAGQSNGSSAPQGAVQSITDFGQPGYGGPCPPQGDKPHRYIVTVYALKVDQLPLKKEASGAMVGYYLNQNALGKASLTVTYGR, from the coding sequence ATGCGACAGGTATGGGCGTTGATGGTTCTTGTGCTGCTTCCGGCTCCTGGTTTTGCCGCAGATTTTCGGGTGACGAGCCCCACGATCAAAGAGCAGGGCAGCATCGGCAACGAACATGTCTTTAACGGCTTCGGTTGCACCGGCAGCAATGTGTCGCCGGAATTGAAGTGGGAGCAGGCGCCGAAGGATGCGAAAAGCTTTGCCGTGACGGTCTATGATCCTGACGCTCCGACGGGAAGCGGTTGGTGGCATTGGGTGATCTTCAACATTCCTCCCAGCATCACGTCCCTCCCGGCCGGTGCAGGCCAATCAAACGGTAGCAGCGCACCGCAGGGCGCAGTTCAGAGTATCACCGATTTCGGTCAGCCGGGGTACGGCGGTCCCTGCCCTCCTCAAGGCGATAAGCCGCATCGGTATATTGTTACGGTCTATGCGTTGAAAGTGGATCAGCTCCCGCTCAAGAAAGAGGCGTCCGGTGCGATGGTGGGGTACTATCTGAATCAGAATGCGTTAGGAAAAGCCTCCCTCACCGTCACCTATGGACGATGA
- a CDS encoding uracil-DNA glycosylase family protein: MTTTPLQELAKSLHNCQLCKLAKLGRRQVVFGVGNPHATVMFVGEAPGFYEDQQGEPFVGAAGKLLNELLESAGLSRSDIYIANVIKCRPPNNRDPEPDEVETCKPFLLQQIAMIRPTLVCTLGNWATQTLLERKVGITKVRGQAFYMKDFVLFPLLHPAAALHQSSMLEPLREDFKKLREFLDRHATPVEPTEATPPAAPVLEAEQPQPTQMELF, translated from the coding sequence ATGACCACGACACCCCTTCAAGAGCTGGCGAAATCTCTCCATAATTGCCAGCTGTGCAAACTGGCAAAACTCGGCCGGCGCCAGGTCGTATTCGGTGTGGGAAATCCGCATGCGACTGTGATGTTCGTCGGGGAAGCGCCTGGCTTCTATGAGGACCAGCAGGGGGAACCGTTCGTCGGGGCTGCAGGAAAACTCTTAAACGAGCTCCTGGAATCGGCGGGACTGTCACGGAGTGACATCTACATCGCGAACGTGATCAAGTGCCGCCCCCCGAACAACCGAGACCCGGAACCGGATGAGGTCGAGACGTGCAAACCGTTTCTGCTGCAACAGATCGCCATGATCCGTCCTACTCTCGTATGCACGTTGGGAAATTGGGCGACGCAAACATTGCTGGAACGAAAGGTGGGAATCACGAAGGTTCGCGGGCAGGCGTTCTACATGAAAGACTTTGTGCTCTTCCCCCTGCTGCACCCGGCAGCGGCCTTGCACCAAAGCAGCATGCTCGAACCGCTTCGTGAGGACTTCAAGAAACTAAGAGAATTTCTGGACCGTCATGCAACGCCGGTCGAACCGACAGAGGCCACTCCGCCAGCAGCTCCCGTGCTTGAAGCCGAGCAACCTCAACCGACGCAGATGGAACTGTTCTGA
- a CDS encoding FAD-dependent oxidoreductase yields MTPTHAQSVVILGGGPAGLTAAYRLIRQGYRVTIVDPQPLLAGATTGTPADDSPEPLTILGCHHATKALLGSLHANLQQPTQRDISLEFRLNENAIARYPHAWFPAPLHTWVSLLRFTGLPWTERWRLVSRLERLWEGDERLPADLEQRTADEWLASIGQSAQTRRVVWNPLARWLTGNELSALSADAFIASLRPLFLSTRHDSRISVVQDSLQTCLIRPITERLTAGGATILRNTDSAQFRYERDHITGVLLRNGSLLQADWYIAALPPQQLTPLLPERWLTRYAYFQQLAELVSQDGTLLHLQAEQPCATPRLILLGDTAFHSLLVTAATPDRTGFSLLTTDHQLAQTRSDSNLDGLIPDMLRSLELLRPGCRLGPIHRRTMPNAILSLRPGTKLHRPIQRSPIANLLVAGAWTDTGWPPNLESAIVSGNHCADAIARQ; encoded by the coding sequence GTGACGCCCACGCACGCTCAGTCCGTCGTGATTCTTGGTGGAGGCCCGGCCGGGCTCACCGCCGCCTATCGTCTCATCCGCCAGGGCTATCGAGTCACGATCGTCGACCCTCAGCCACTCTTGGCGGGTGCCACCACTGGTACGCCTGCGGACGACAGCCCTGAACCGCTCACAATCCTCGGTTGCCATCACGCAACAAAGGCCTTACTAGGCTCACTCCATGCCAATCTCCAGCAGCCGACACAGCGAGACATCTCTCTGGAATTTCGCCTCAACGAGAATGCCATCGCCCGTTATCCACATGCCTGGTTCCCCGCCCCCCTACATACCTGGGTCAGCCTGCTGAGGTTTACAGGCCTCCCCTGGACGGAACGGTGGCGATTGGTATCCCGATTGGAACGGCTCTGGGAAGGCGATGAACGCCTGCCTGCCGACCTGGAACAGCGCACCGCCGACGAATGGCTTGCGTCAATAGGACAAAGCGCGCAGACGCGCCGTGTCGTCTGGAATCCTCTCGCGCGCTGGCTGACTGGCAATGAACTCTCTGCTCTGTCCGCCGATGCCTTCATCGCATCGCTGCGGCCCTTGTTCCTAAGCACTCGTCACGATAGCCGCATCTCGGTTGTCCAGGACTCGCTGCAAACCTGCCTGATACGACCCATCACCGAGAGACTGACGGCGGGCGGAGCGACCATCTTACGCAATACCGACTCGGCGCAGTTCCGCTATGAGCGAGATCACATCACGGGAGTCCTGTTGAGGAATGGGTCACTGCTGCAGGCCGATTGGTATATCGCCGCCCTGCCTCCGCAGCAACTCACGCCGTTACTTCCGGAACGATGGCTGACCCGCTATGCCTACTTTCAGCAGCTTGCGGAATTGGTGTCGCAAGACGGCACCCTCTTACATCTGCAAGCAGAGCAACCCTGCGCCACTCCTCGCCTCATCCTCTTAGGCGATACCGCGTTTCACTCGCTACTCGTCACAGCGGCAACGCCAGACCGCACAGGCTTCTCCCTGCTCACAACCGACCATCAACTTGCGCAGACTCGATCGGACTCCAACCTTGATGGACTCATTCCTGACATGCTCAGATCGTTGGAACTTCTCCGTCCCGGATGCAGGCTCGGACCGATCCACCGCCGAACGATGCCCAACGCCATCCTCTCACTCAGGCCCGGCACGAAACTGCATCGGCCCATCCAACGGAGTCCGATCGCCAACTTGCTCGTGGCTGGGGCCTGGACCGATACCGGATGGCCGCCCAACCTCGAAAGCGCGATCGTCAGTGGCAACCATTGCGCCGATGCCATCGCGCGCCAATAG
- the hpnD gene encoding presqualene diphosphate synthase HpnD, producing the protein MTILSSTDAQAYCTTLTKKSGSNFYYSFLFLPRARRAAMYTVYAFCKEVDNAVDEPPTGSNPQDELQRWWNELEAAYQGTPTFPVTISLATHVKQLSIPQAYFEELIKGVGMDLSAARYASFQDLSLYCYRVASVVGLICLHIFGPTSARAQDYAVSLGMAFQLTNILRDIETDAAQGRIYLPQEDLIKFGCTEQMILQRQESEELRKLLRFEAARAHEYYAKAQAAFEALPTHDRRALTVSEIMRAVYFRILKKIEDPGHRIFGPRVRLSTNHRLALAAGVWLRSKFL; encoded by the coding sequence ATGACCATACTCTCTTCGACCGACGCGCAAGCCTACTGCACGACTCTCACCAAGAAGAGCGGGAGTAATTTCTATTATTCATTCCTCTTCCTCCCACGAGCCAGGCGCGCAGCGATGTACACCGTCTACGCCTTCTGCAAGGAAGTCGATAACGCGGTCGATGAGCCCCCGACAGGCAGCAATCCCCAGGATGAGTTGCAGCGGTGGTGGAACGAGCTGGAGGCGGCCTATCAAGGCACACCGACCTTCCCGGTCACCATCAGCCTGGCCACCCATGTGAAACAGCTATCGATCCCACAGGCCTATTTCGAGGAGCTGATTAAGGGCGTGGGCATGGACCTCTCGGCGGCACGATACGCGTCGTTTCAAGATCTCTCGCTCTACTGCTATCGAGTCGCATCGGTGGTCGGACTCATCTGCCTGCATATTTTCGGGCCGACCTCAGCCAGGGCCCAAGACTATGCCGTCTCTCTCGGCATGGCATTCCAACTGACGAACATTCTACGGGACATCGAAACCGACGCAGCCCAGGGCCGCATCTACCTACCGCAGGAAGATCTCATAAAATTCGGATGCACCGAGCAGATGATCCTCCAGCGTCAGGAGAGTGAAGAACTCCGAAAGTTGCTTCGCTTCGAAGCCGCACGAGCCCATGAGTATTACGCCAAGGCACAGGCGGCGTTCGAAGCCCTGCCGACACATGACCGGCGCGCATTGACCGTCTCGGAAATCATGCGTGCCGTCTATTTCCGCATCCTGAAAAAAATCGAGGATCCAGGACATCGGATTTTCGGTCCTCGCGTCCGACTCTCAACCAATCATCGGCTGGCCCTTGCCGCCGGAGTCTGGCTCCGCTCAAAATTCTTGTGA